CGCCGGGCTCGAAGACATCACGGAAGGTGACCTGAAGATCGGCGGCAACGTGGTCAACAACCTCGCACCGAAGGACCGCGACATCGCCATGGTCTTTCAGAACTACGCGCTCTACCCGCATATGAGCGTGCGCGAGAACATGGGCTTCGCGCTCAAGCTCGCCAAGGTCGACAAGGAGGTGATCAACCAGAAGGTCGAGGATGCGGCGAAGACGCTCGACCTGACTGAGCACCTCGACCGGCGCCCGGCCAACCTCTCCGGCGGCCAGCGCCAGCGGGTGGCGATGGGCCGCGCGATCGTGCGCGACCCCCAGGCCTTCCTGATGGACGAGCCCCTCTCCAACCTCGACGCCAAGTTGCGCGTCCAGACCCGGACCGAGGTCTCGAAGCTGCAGTCACGGCTCGGCACGACCACGGTTTACGTCACCCACGACCAGACCGAGGCGATGACACTGGGTGACCGGGTCGCGGTGATGCGCGCCGGCGAGCTGCAACAGGTCGGCACCCCGGCCGAGCTCTATAACGAGCCGCTCAACCTCTTCGTCGCCGGCTTCATCGGTTCGCCTGCGATGAACTTCACCGCCGCGACCGTCTCCGGCGACTCGGTCAAGTTGCCGTTCGTCGACGTGCCGCTGAGCGACGAGCTGAAGAAGGCGCTCGGCGAAGATCGAAACGATCGCAAGGTGATCGCCGGGCTCCGGCCGGGCAACTTCGAAGACGCCAACCTGATCGAGGAGGCCGAGGGCGGTGTCCACTTCGAAACCGAGATCGACCTGATCGAGTCGATGGGCTCCGAGCTCTTCGCCTACTTCACGGCCGACCACGACAAAGAGACGGTCGAGAAGGCCGCCGCCGGGTCCGGGCTCGAAGAGCTGTCGGGCGGCGACACCAGCCAGATGGTCGCAAGGCTCGATGCCGCCTCGGAGATCAAGCGCGGCGATACCGCGAAGCTCTGGCTCGACCCGGCCAAGCTGGTCCTGTTCGACCCCGAGTCGGGAAAGCGCATCGCAGTCAGCGATTGACCTCGCCGGTATTGATCGCTTCCCGTATACGTTCGATCACCGTTTCGTCCCATTCGTGGGTTCTCAACAGCAGGTAACGCAGCCCGCTGATCACCATGTGGGCCTCGGTCTCGGTGCCGTCTCCGAGCAGGCCGGCCTCGCGCAGCATCTCGACCACCGGCTCGTACTCCTCGTGGAACCAGAGCTCCGCGACCTCGCCGCGGCTCATGAACCGGGCGTGCGCCTGCATCGCCCGGAAGCCCCAGGCTTCGACGCTCTCGGCGAGTTGCGCGTACATGCGGGGTTCGCGCAGCTCAATCCGTGATCGCTGGTCCGGCGCCAGCGGGACCCGCTCGAAGAAGAGCCGCTCCTGGCTCTTGAGGGGCAGGTCGGAAAACTTGATCGATTCGGGGGCGGCGGAAGTCTGGATCTCGGTGACCGAGGCGTCGATCACCTCGATCCCCATCTGGCGCGCAACCGAGACCCGGTGGTGACCGTCCTCGACGAAGTGGAACTCGCCGACCCGGTAGACGTCGATCGGCGGCATGCTCTTGCCTTTCCGCATCGCCGTGTTGATGCCCTGCCACCGCTGACGTACCCGGTGCGAGGTCGGCCGGAATCGCCGGTCGAAGTCGCGGCCGCGGTCAACCGTGCCGACGACTGAGTCGAGCTCGATGGACTGGATGCCGAGCCGCCGCTCGCCGGTCTTGCCGAGCGCGGCGAGGACTTCGTCGAACGGCAGGATCTGGTCGATGTCGTCTGGCTCACGGCGCAGGCGGTTGGCCAGCCGCCGCGCGACCTGACCGCGGCGGGCCCGCGAGAAGTCGGACTGTGCGTCCTGACTGCTGAATCCGGTGTCTGCCGCCATGACCCATACCTACCCCCTGCGGGCCGGGGCATAACCGGCCGGAGGTCAGGGCAGAGGCGTGATCTTCAGGTCGGCGAGGAAGGACTGCGTCATCGTGCCGCCGTTGGCCATGGCGAGGGTGATGGTGTCACCCGCGTTCAGGGGCAGGACCGCTGACTTCGAGACCTGGTTGGACGCGAGCGGCACTCTCAGGGTCAGGATCAGGGTGACATCGACGTTGAGCAAGGGCAACTGGGCACTGGCCGCCGGCGGAGCAATGACACCGTTCCTGACGATGAGCAGTTCGGTCGTGTTGCCGGCCCCCTGGGTCTGAGTGACCGCAGCTACCGGACCACCGATCGAGGTGGCATCGACTTCGTAATCTCCGTCTGTGGGCGCCGTGTAGGTGCCGGTTACCGGGTCGAAAGAATTGTCGGGGTCGTAGTCCTCGTCCCAGCCGGTCAGGGTGTTGGTGTTGGAGGAGTTCACGGATTGGGAGCTCGGCATCGTGGCGAAGAGGTCGGGGACGACACCCGCGACTCCAGTCGCGCCAGTCGGCCCGAGCAAACCCTGCAGGCCCGTGGCGCCCGTTACGCCCGCCAGACCCGTTGAACCGGTCGGCCCGAGCAGACCTTGCAGTCCCGTCGCGCCTGTTACACCCTCAAGTCCGGTCGCACCAGTAACGCCATCGAGTCCGGGGAGGCCCCCGAGACCTGTCGCGCCGGTCAACCCATCGAGTCCAGGAATCCCCTGAAGTCCGGTCGGACCGATGAGCCCTGCGACGCCCTCAAGTCCGGTCGTGCCAGTAACGCCATCGAGTCCCGTGAGGCCCCTCTCGCCCGTCGGTCCTTCAAGGCCGGGAAGTCCGATACCCGTAGCTCCGGTAGCGCCTCGCTGTCCGGTCGCCCCGGCGATACCGGTGGGACCGATCGGCCCCTCGGGACCAGTCCCGCCGGCGCCCGGTCCTGTCGCACCTGTGGTGCCCTTGGGGCCGGTGGCGCCGGGCTTGCCGTTGGCGCCTGAGCTGCCGGTCGGTCCCGGGCTGCCCGGGGTCACCGCAGATCCGGTTCCGCAGGGCAGTTTGATCGCCTTGGTGCGTTTCTTCTTCGAAACCTTCTTCTTGAAGGTGAAGACCGTCTTCACCATGATGCGGCACTGCTTGACCTGGGCCGGGACCGCTGCGGCGGCAGGCGAGAAAGAGGCGCCGGGTATCAGCGCGGCCGCGAGAACCCCCGCGACGAGAAGGGATCCCCTGACTCTAACCTTGGTCATGGACTAGGGGATGATGAATATTCCCGTAAGCCCGGTCGGCCCGGTCGGCCCGGTGATGCCCGGCAGACCAGTCGGCCCGATCAAGCCCTGAAGTCCCGTGGGACCGGTCAACCCGGTCACACCCTCGAGCCCAGTCGCACCGGTGATCCCCCGAAGTCCGTCAAGTCCCACGAGGCCAGTCGGGCCAGTCGCACCGGTCGGCCCCGCGGGGCCTCCCACGGGGCCAGTGGGACCGATCGGCCCGATTGGTCCGGTGGGCCCGGTCGGACCCGCCTTTCCGTCGGAACCCGGTTTACCCGGGGTTCCGGCGGGGCCCGTCGGGCCGGTCGCACCGGTCTTACCCATCGAGCAGAGGAGGTTGATCGCTACCTTCTGCTTCTTCCTCGAAACCTTCTTTTTGAAGCTGAGCACCGCTTTCATCGTCTTGCGGCACTTCTTCACCTTGGCCGGTGTCGCGGCGGAGGCGGACGAAAGCGGGCCGCCGGCCATCAGCGCCGCCGAAATAAATCCCGCAACGACAACAGGCCCCACCGATCCGCTGATCCTTCCCTTGATCATGTTGAAAGCGTACCTGAGATCGCCGACTTCCACGCAAATCGCGAAGTTCGGGAGAAATGCGGCCCGGTGCCATTCTGGAACCCGGGTGCGGCCGCTGCTACTCTGCCTATGTAGGTAGACCGCCTACGCGTCTTCGTCAATCGAGCAACAGGTGGCCCTAGACCTTGAGCGAACAGACTTATCTGGATCGCGAAGGACCGCGTGACGAGTGTGGAGTGTTCGGCGTTTATGCGCCAGGACACGACGTAGCCAGACTCGCTTACTTCAGTCTTTATGCGCTTCAGCATCGTGGCCAGGAATCGGCCGGCATCGCCACCTGCGAAGGCGGGCACATCACCACCATGCGTGATTCCGGCCTCGTCTCACAGGTCTTCGATGAAGACAAGCTGAAGGCGCTCGCGGGCGACATGGGCATCGGCCACGTTCGGTACTCGACCACCGGCGGCGGCTCCTGGGAGAACAGCCAGCCGATCTGGCGCGACGACGGCCGCGAGCTCGCGCTCGCCCACAACGGCAACCTGACCAACGCGGTCGAGCTTTACAACCGCCTCAAGCTCAAGGGCCTCAGTTTCCGCGGCACCACCGACTCGGAGATAATCGCCGCGCTCATCTCCTGCGACTACGGCCGCCACGTAGAAGACGCGGTCGCCAACGTGATGCCGCAGCTCGAGGGCGCCTACTCGACTGTGGTCATGACCAAGCACGCGATCGTCGCCTTCCGCGACCCGTACGGCATCCGCCCGCTTTCACTCGGCAAGCTTGACGGCAACTATGTGATCGCCTCCGAAAGCTGCGCCTTCGACATCATCGGCGCCGAGCTGGTCCGCGAGATCAGCCCCGGCGAGATGGTCTCGCTCAGCGAGAAGGGTCTCGAATCGAGGCAGGTCGTGAAGTCCACCCGGACCGCCCACTGCGTCTTCGAGCACATCTACTTCTCCCGCCCCGACACGATCCTCGAAGGCAACCGCCTCCAGCAGGTCCGCGGCAAGATGGGCGAGATCCTCTGGCGGGAGGCGCCGGTCGACGCCGACCTCGTGATCTCGGTGCCCGACTCCGGTACCCCGGCCGCCCGCGGGTTCGCCCGGGCCTCCGGCCTGCCGCAGGACGACGGCCTGATCAAGAACCGTTACGTGGCCCGGACCTTCATCCAGCCGGGCCAGGAGCTGCGAAAGCACGGCCTGCGCATGAAGTTCAACCCGCTCCCCGAGATCATTTCCGGCCAGCGGGTCGTCGTGGTCGACGATTCGATCGTGCGCGGCAACACCACCCGGCAGATCGTGAAGATGCTGCGCGACGCCGGCGCCAAGGAAGTCCACCTGCGGATCTCGGCCCCGCCGATCCGGTACGGCTGCAACTACGGGATCGACATGTCGGCCCGTGACGAGATGGTCGCGCACAACCGGACGATCCCCGAGATCGCCAAGGAAGTCGGCGCCGACTCGCTCGCCTACCTCTCGATGGAAGGCGTCTACGAAGCGATCGGCACCCCGGCCGAAGTCCACTGCGACGCCTGCTTCACCGGCAACTACCCGCTCGGCGACGATCCTGACGAAGCCGACGGCAAGTTCGATCTCGAAGAGATCGCCGTCCTGCCCGTCGCCCGCTGAACCCGCCCTCAGCCGATCACTGACTCCGACCCATATTGACCGTCGGAGAACTCGAGCTTGACCTCACGATCAGGGGCAGCCAGCGCTGCGCGGGCAGCCGCTTCGACTAGCTGTGGATCAACGCCAGCGACCGCCGCAGCCTCGCCGACAAACCTGAGTGCCTTTTCCGGATAGAGGAACTCGATGTTCGCGGCCTTGCCACCCGAGAACGCTACGTGGCAATAGGTGTCATCAACCTCTACAGAATCGTCCCAATGTCCGCTCTCGGACAGGGTGATTGAAATGGCGTCTGCCTGGCTGTCGTAATCAGCTTTCATCTCGGTCTCCACTCAAAGAGCGTAATCACATAGCCAGGTCTGTCAAGCGCAACAACCACAAGGATCTGAACTCCCTCGTGCTTCACGATGTACCTAGGGTTCCCGGCATCGTCAAGGTCGTGAGGCGCCTCGTCCCACAGGATCGACTCGATTTCGGCCGCTGAAACGCCCAACCACCTCAGACCATTCTTCGCGTGGCGGCTGAATTCCAGACCCATGTCCGATCAAGAACTGGGCTGGCATTTCTCGCCCCACTCCCCTCGGCGACGATCCCGAGGAAGCCGACGGCAAGTTCGAATCTCGAAGAGATCGCCGTCCTGCCCGTCGCCCGCTAGTCGCGATCTGGCCCTGACCCCCGGTCAGGCCGGGGTGAGGTGGTCGTCTGCGACCAATACTTCAACTGATGCCGGGTAGTAATCGACCAGTCCGACGGAGCTGAGGCTGTCGGCAACCGCGTCGAACAGTGTCCGGGCCGCGGTGCTCCGGTCATTTGTTTCTGTGGACATGACGACAAGCATTGAATCGCCTTCCCAGGACAGAACGGGTCCGAACCCGCCGAATTCAGCTTCCAGATGATCGATCAGCGGTCCCCAACGCGGTTCGTCCTCAACCGGGAGATCGGGAACTGCGATTCGGGCACGATACTCCATGTCACCCACGATAACCCTTTCGTTTCAGCTCGGAAAGCTGATTTCTCCAAGTAGAACTGCTGCTCAGCGTGTTCGCCAGCGCTGGCCTGCGGCGGTGCCATCTGACGAAGTCGCATGAGCGGATAAGGGCGCAGGGCGGGAGAATTCTCCCCGGGGATACCGGGTCGCGATGGAATGCGGCAGGATGGCGGGGTGAGCTCGTCTGATCCTTCATTTCGCATCGTGGTGCTGGCCTCGGGTGGCGGGACCAACCTGCAGGCGATCATCGACGAGCTGCACGGGAAGGACGGGGTCACCGTCGCCGGAGTCGCCTCCGACAAGCCCGACGCCTTCGCGCTGGAACGGGCGGCCGCGGCGAACATCGACACCGGGATCTTCACCCGTGAACGCCACGGCGACCGGCCGACCCGCGACCTCGCCCTCGCCGACTGGGTCGACTCACACTCCGCCGACCTGGTCGTCCTGGCCGGCTACATGCAACTTCTCTCGCCGGAATTCGTGGCCCGTTTCCGCGGGCGCATCGTCAACGTGCACCCGGCGCTGCTGCCTTCCTTCCCCGGCCTCGACGCGATCGGCCAGGCACTCGACCACGGGGTCCGCGTGACCGGCGTGACCGTTCACTTCGTCGACGAAGGCACCGACACCGGGCCGGTCATTCTTCAGCGCTCGGTCGAAATTCCCGCAAATTGGGAACGCGAGGAGCTCGAAAAAGCGATCCACGAGATCGAGCACGAAATCTACCCCGAGGCGATAGGCATGATTGCCCGGGGCAAGGTTAGGATCGCCGCGGACAACCCCCGTCAGGTAATCGTCGACCAGTAGAA
This genomic window from Thermoleophilia bacterium contains:
- a CDS encoding collagen-like protein codes for the protein MTKVRVRGSLLVAGVLAAALIPGASFSPAAAAVPAQVKQCRIMVKTVFTFKKKVSKKKRTKAIKLPCGTGSAVTPGSPGPTGSSGANGKPGATGPKGTTGATGPGAGGTGPEGPIGPTGIAGATGQRGATGATGIGLPGLEGPTGERGLTGLDGVTGTTGLEGVAGLIGPTGLQGIPGLDGLTGATGLGGLPGLDGVTGATGLEGVTGATGLQGLLGPTGSTGLAGVTGATGLQGLLGPTGATGVAGVVPDLFATMPSSQSVNSSNTNTLTGWDEDYDPDNSFDPVTGTYTAPTDGDYEVDATSIGGPVAAVTQTQGAGNTTELLIVRNGVIAPPAASAQLPLLNVDVTLILTLRVPLASNQVSKSAVLPLNAGDTITLAMANGGTMTQSFLADLKITPLP
- a CDS encoding chromosome partitioning protein ParB, which produces MAADTGFSSQDAQSDFSRARRGQVARRLANRLRREPDDIDQILPFDEVLAALGKTGERRLGIQSIELDSVVGTVDRGRDFDRRFRPTSHRVRQRWQGINTAMRKGKSMPPIDVYRVGEFHFVEDGHHRVSVARQMGIEVIDASVTEIQTSAAPESIKFSDLPLKSQERLFFERVPLAPDQRSRIELREPRMYAQLAESVEAWGFRAMQAHARFMSRGEVAELWFHEEYEPVVEMLREAGLLGDGTETEAHMVISGLRYLLLRTHEWDETVIERIREAINTGEVNR
- a CDS encoding collagen-like protein → MAGGPLSSASAATPAKVKKCRKTMKAVLSFKKKVSRKKQKVAINLLCSMGKTGATGPTGPAGTPGKPGSDGKAGPTGPTGPIGPIGPTGPVGGPAGPTGATGPTGLVGLDGLRGITGATGLEGVTGLTGPTGLQGLIGPTGLPGITGPTGPTGLTGIFIIP
- a CDS encoding phosphoribosylglycinamide formyltransferase, translated to MSSSDPSFRIVVLASGGGTNLQAIIDELHGKDGVTVAGVASDKPDAFALERAAAANIDTGIFTRERHGDRPTRDLALADWVDSHSADLVVLAGYMQLLSPEFVARFRGRIVNVHPALLPSFPGLDAIGQALDHGVRVTGVTVHFVDEGTDTGPVILQRSVEIPANWEREELEKAIHEIEHEIYPEAIGMIARGKVRIAADNPRQVIVDQ
- the purF gene encoding amidophosphoribosyltransferase, with the protein product MSEQTYLDREGPRDECGVFGVYAPGHDVARLAYFSLYALQHRGQESAGIATCEGGHITTMRDSGLVSQVFDEDKLKALAGDMGIGHVRYSTTGGGSWENSQPIWRDDGRELALAHNGNLTNAVELYNRLKLKGLSFRGTTDSEIIAALISCDYGRHVEDAVANVMPQLEGAYSTVVMTKHAIVAFRDPYGIRPLSLGKLDGNYVIASESCAFDIIGAELVREISPGEMVSLSEKGLESRQVVKSTRTAHCVFEHIYFSRPDTILEGNRLQQVRGKMGEILWREAPVDADLVISVPDSGTPAARGFARASGLPQDDGLIKNRYVARTFIQPGQELRKHGLRMKFNPLPEIISGQRVVVVDDSIVRGNTTRQIVKMLRDAGAKEVHLRISAPPIRYGCNYGIDMSARDEMVAHNRTIPEIAKEVGADSLAYLSMEGVYEAIGTPAEVHCDACFTGNYPLGDDPDEADGKFDLEEIAVLPVAR
- the ugpC gene encoding sn-glycerol-3-phosphate ABC transporter ATP-binding protein UgpC, translating into MSDIVLDHVTKRYGDGYEAVKDMSLEIKDGEFMILVGPSGCGKSTALQMIAGLEDITEGDLKIGGNVVNNLAPKDRDIAMVFQNYALYPHMSVRENMGFALKLAKVDKEVINQKVEDAAKTLDLTEHLDRRPANLSGGQRQRVAMGRAIVRDPQAFLMDEPLSNLDAKLRVQTRTEVSKLQSRLGTTTVYVTHDQTEAMTLGDRVAVMRAGELQQVGTPAELYNEPLNLFVAGFIGSPAMNFTAATVSGDSVKLPFVDVPLSDELKKALGEDRNDRKVIAGLRPGNFEDANLIEEAEGGVHFETEIDLIESMGSELFAYFTADHDKETVEKAAAGSGLEELSGGDTSQMVARLDAASEIKRGDTAKLWLDPAKLVLFDPESGKRIAVSD